GGGTGGCGAGCTTGTTCGCCGCCGTGACCGCGTCGTCGCGGCGCGGCTGCGGCGGCTCACCGGCCAGGACCCGGTCCCGGTGGCCGGTGAACGACCAGCGGTCGCGGGTCCACCGGTCGGCCGCGCGCGGTCCCTCGGGAAGGGCGCGCAGCAGGTCGAGGCCGTGCCACACCGCGTCCCAGGTGGGGCGGGTGCGGCTGGCCACCAGCTCACGGATGTGCCGCTCGGCCGCGGTGAGCTCACCGAGCCGGTCGTCCGCCTCGACACCGTCCTCGGCGGCGGCGAACGCCGTACGCGCGCGGTCGTAGCGCTCGATGGCGGGGGCGAGCAGTTTGTTGTCGAAGGCCGGGTCGGTGGCCGGTCCCGCGGGCGGGCAGACGAGCTGGCCCTGGGCGTCCCGCTGCAATTCGGCCCGCAGCGCCGCCTCGGCGCCGGACTCGCCCCGCGGCGGGTCGATCCACGCGAGCAGCGCGCCGAGGTGCTGGTCCTCCAGGGAGGACTGACCGGTGGCCCAGTGCCGGGACAGGACGTCGGTGAGGGCCGTCAGGAGCGACGAACCCGGTACCCGCGCCCGCTCCCCGTAGTGCGTGAGCCACCGCCCGAGCAGGGGCACGCGCGGCGGCGCCGGATACGGCGTCTCCGGGTCCTGCTCGGCGGTGCGCCGGAACCGCATGGAACGCCCCAGCAGCCGTACGAGCTCGATGCCGGCCCGGCCCGGGACGATCAACTGCGGTGCGTCCGCGCACAGTTCGACCTCGACCTTGACCCGCTTGCCGGTCTCCGGCTCGGTCTCGTTGCGCTCGGCGGCCTCCACGTCGTCCGCGTAGGCGTCGATGTACGGCAGGACGATGTCCGCGAGCTCGGTGAGGAACGCGAAGCGCAGGTCGCGGTCGCGGGGCTGCGGCACGACGAGGAGGCGGGGCGCGTCGCGGTCGGTGCCGACCAGTGCGCCGAGCGGGGCGCCGGCCTCTCCCGCGGTGGTGAGCGGGACGAGGACCAGGGGGTGGTCGGTGAGGTGGCGGTGGCGGACGGTGGCGAGGGGCTGGGCGCGGCCGGTGTCGACCGCTTCCAGCCTGGCGAGTGTGGTGATCAGGGTCATGACGGCCCCGATCGCCCACCGCGCTGCGCGGCACCCTGCTCAACGGGACTTCGCTGCTCAACGGGACTTCGCTGCGCGGGCGGCGGGAGCTGGGGCCGGTCGTCGGGTGCTGCGGCGTCGTCGCGGCCGGCCGCGACGTTCCCCGCGCTCCCTTGGGGGGCGGCCAGGGCCTCCGCCCTGAGGGCTGCCGCTCTGCGGAGCGCCTCGACCGTGGGGTCCGTCGGGTCGCCGGTGTGGCCCCGGGCTGCGGAGAGGACGTCGGAGACGGTGGTCAGGGCGCCCAGTTCCGCCCGCAGGGAGCGGCCCAGGGAGGTGACCGCGCCCTCCGCGCGGGAGCGGGAGCGGCAGTGGAAGGCCAGCTCGCAGGCGGCGAGGCACTCGGGGGCGTAGGTCGCCGGGACCGACTCCACCGCCGCCGTCAGGTCGGCGGCGGGCAGGTCGGGGGAGAAGCAGGTGCCCTCGGGGAGCGCGTCGGCGATGTCCTCGACACGGGTGAGGCGGTCCAGCTGGCGGCGGGTCACCGAGCACTGCTTGCGGACGTCCACGGCCGACGCGGTGGGCAGGTTGGAGAAGTCCTTCGGGCAGACCAGCAGCACCGTGTGGTGGACCTCGGGCGCGGGGTCGAGGCGGGCCGCGACCTGCTCAAGGGCCAGGACGTACACCGCGGACTGCCGCGCCGCCGCGCCGACCTTGGCCGGGTCCGCCGAACCGTCCAGCATCGGGAAACTCTTGATCTCGACGACCGTCCAGCCGCCGTCGGGGTGCACGACCACCGCGTCCGGCTCCAGGAAGGCGGGGGAGCCCGCCACCTCCAGGGCGAGCAGCGGGTGGTCGAGCAGCGTCCAGCCGCCCGCCGCGGTGGCCTCGCGCAGCGCCAGCGCCGTACGGGCCGTGCGTCCCTCGGGGCCGCTGGCGCCGAGGTCGGGAACGGCGCCCCCCGCGGGTGGTTCGGCTCCCGCGTCCAGCTTCTCGTGCACGAGCCGCAGCAGCTCCGCGCCCCCGTCGGCCTTGACCCGCGCCTCGAAGGCGTTGCCCCGCATGAAGGCGAACTGCGACTGCCCGAAGGCCGACGGCGAGCCGAGCGCGCTCGCCAGCACCGCCTTGTTCACGCCCGCGCCGTCGAGGATCGCGCGCCTGCGGCACCCCGGATTCGCCGCGAGCGCCGCGAGGGCCCGCGCGTCCAGCGGCTGCGGCGGGACGGCCGGGCCGCGCAGCTCAGCGAGCCGCTGCCGGAGTCTCGTCCCCCGAGTCGATGGGACTGACTGCCGGTTCGGCTCCCGGCTCGGCGGCACCCGGGGTGGCTGGGACCTTGCGTTGTCGGGGAAGTCGCTCACCCGCCGAAGTCTGGCACCCCGCACTGACAATTGAGGAACTTGTGTCGTGCGAGGCGACCGGGGGAGCGGCCGGAAGACCCACGGGGGCCGAGGCGAAGTGACGGATCCCGAACCGTGCCCGGAAGGTGTCCGCGAGCCGCAGCACCGGCCGGGTGAGCAGGAATCCGACGCCCATGACGGCGAAGCCCGCGACCGCGTCGAGGAAGTAGTGGTTGGCGGTGCCCATCACCACGATCGTCGTGATCAGCGGATACAGGACAGCCGCGATCTTCGTGAGCCGCGTGCCGCCGTACATCCAGAGCATCACACCGCACCACAGCGCCCAGCCGCAGTGCAGGCTCGGCATCGCCGCGTACTGGTTCGTCATGCCGCCGAGGCCGCGGGGCGCACTCGCCTCGCCGCCCCACCAGCCGTAGTCGCTGTACTGGGCCATCGTGTCGACGAATCCGTGGCTCGCCGACAGCAGCCGCGGCGGGCAGGTCGGCAGCAGGGTGAAACCGATCAGGCCCATGAACGTGGACGTCATCAGCCAGGTCCGGGCGGCCCGGTA
This sequence is a window from Streptomyces ortus. Protein-coding genes within it:
- a CDS encoding phosphatase PAP2 family protein, which codes for MLRTDAPVSEAAPRTRLRWWTELPLILLVYGAYSGGRLLARGDVTHAVDHGLAILRVEKFFFLNAEHPLNRLFTREPWIGIPADFWYASLHYMVTPAVLIWLFRSRAVRYRAARTWLMTSTFMGLIGFTLLPTCPPRLLSASHGFVDTMAQYSDYGWWGGEASAPRGLGGMTNQYAAMPSLHCGWALWCGVMLWMYGGTRLTKIAAVLYPLITTIVVMGTANHYFLDAVAGFAVMGVGFLLTRPVLRLADTFRARFGIRHFASAPVGLPAAPPVASHDTSSSIVSAGCQTSAGERLPRQRKVPATPGAAEPGAEPAVSPIDSGDETPAAAR